Proteins from a genomic interval of Bos mutus isolate GX-2022 chromosome 15, NWIPB_WYAK_1.1, whole genome shotgun sequence:
- the SLN gene encoding sarcolipin: MERSTRELCLNFTVVLITVILIWLLVRSYQY, from the coding sequence ATGGAACGATCCACCCGGGAGCTGTGTCTCAACTTCACCGTTGTCCTGATTACAGTCATCCTTATATGGCTCCTTGTGAGGTCCTATCAGTACTGA